A genomic window from Methanobrevibacter sp. TLL-48-HuF1 includes:
- a CDS encoding flavodoxin family protein, with the protein MSKKVVILHGSPRVSGNSDILAKEFKKGAEDAGNEVKKISFPMRFINYCKGCLGCVSSGECVIHDDMSGILEDMADADIIVFASPIYFNTISGQMKTMIDRLTPKAKQLCDKDYYFLFSAATDNQKSLDPAVCELRGFLNCIGVESEKGIVFGLNAESEGEINHNENALKQAFEFGKNI; encoded by the coding sequence ATGAGTAAAAAAGTAGTTATATTACATGGCAGTCCCCGTGTAAGTGGAAATAGTGATATATTAGCTAAAGAATTTAAAAAAGGAGCAGAAGATGCTGGAAATGAAGTTAAAAAAATTTCATTTCCAATGAGATTTATTAATTATTGTAAAGGCTGTTTAGGTTGTGTATCTTCTGGAGAATGTGTTATTCATGATGATATGTCTGGGATTTTAGAGGATATGGCAGATGCAGACATTATTGTATTTGCAAGTCCTATTTATTTCAATACAATCAGCGGACAAATGAAAACAATGATTGACAGATTAACTCCAAAAGCTAAACAGTTATGTGATAAAGATTATTATTTCTTATTTTCAGCAGCTACTGATAATCAAAAATCATTGGATCCTGCAGTTTGTGAGTTAAGAGGATTTTTAAATTGCATTGGTGTTGAATCTGAAAAAGGCATTGTTTTTGGTTTAAATGCTGAAAGTGAAGGTGAAATTAACCATAATGAAAATGCTTTAAAGCAAGCTTTTGAATTTGGAAAAAACATTTAA
- a CDS encoding cyclophilin-like fold protein — MKFKITINDNEYHADMVDCELVNQIADMCPFESTYKQHLHHEYFTKLPSTVNDEGCPLTTSILKNKIYYYQKWNSLVIVYEDANVSPYELSYIGEFEEDVSEYLQEMGRNIFVEVDAE, encoded by the coding sequence ATGAAATTTAAAATAACCATTAATGATAATGAGTATCATGCAGATATGGTGGATTGTGAGTTAGTAAATCAGATAGCTGACATGTGTCCTTTTGAAAGTACTTATAAACAACATCTTCATCATGAATACTTTACTAAATTGCCAAGTACTGTTAATGATGAAGGATGTCCACTAACTACATCTATTTTAAAAAATAAAATATACTATTATCAAAAATGGAACTCACTTGTTATTGTTTATGAAGATGCTAATGTTAGTCCTTATGAATTAAGTTATATTGGTGAATTTGAGGAAGACGTTAGTGAATATCTTCAGGAAATGGGAAGAAACATCTTTGTTGAAGTAGATGCAGAATAA
- a CDS encoding DUF4013 domain-containing protein, with protein MILDIYNDSIKYSIKNSKSLFYFGLTLFSIFILWMTYLLILIHYQNANLNLKFASLIVPAVLTLIPGFLFLGYEYKILEISTRGMINGTDKVPEFNNLKEMLINGAKVFLVKFIYFAIPIIILAVSNIAFLNHISGGIIGTAGAIISIILGIILYFVSFISLSNMAAHNNFKKAFDFKEIKEVILTIGPARYILFYIGLTVIECVIAFVLFTITMIAMMIIGTSGINTLTSPEPLWWAMFIITNLIFTLIIALTELFKTRGIGLIYEPIEE; from the coding sequence ATGATACTTGACATATACAATGACAGCATCAAATACTCAATAAAAAACTCAAAATCACTGTTTTACTTTGGACTAACATTATTTTCAATATTTATCCTATGGATGACATATCTCTTAATATTAATCCATTATCAGAATGCAAATTTAAATTTAAAATTTGCCAGTTTAATTGTACCGGCAGTACTTACATTAATCCCCGGATTTTTATTTTTAGGATATGAATACAAAATACTAGAAATCTCCACCCGCGGAATGATTAATGGAACAGATAAAGTGCCTGAATTCAATAACTTAAAGGAAATGTTAATAAACGGAGCAAAAGTATTTCTTGTTAAATTCATATACTTTGCAATTCCTATAATAATATTAGCTGTTAGCAATATAGCATTTTTAAATCACATCTCCGGAGGAATAATCGGAACAGCAGGAGCAATCATATCCATAATATTGGGAATCATATTATATTTTGTAAGTTTCATAAGCCTGTCAAATATGGCTGCTCATAATAACTTTAAAAAAGCATTTGACTTTAAAGAAATAAAAGAAGTAATCTTAACAATAGGTCCTGCCAGATATATTTTATTTTACATTGGATTAACAGTAATAGAATGTGTAATTGCATTTGTACTGTTTACAATCACCATGATAGCTATGATGATTATCGGAACTTCAGGAATAAATACACTAACATCACCAGAACCTCTCTGGTGGGCAATGTTTATTATTACAAATCTTATATTTACACTGATAATTGCATTAACTGAATTATTTAAAACACGTGGAATCGGTCTTATTTATGAACCAATAGAAGAATAA
- a CDS encoding SDR family NAD(P)-dependent oxidoreductase: MNNDMNGKVTIITGGGKGIGFGIATAFAKAGSNLAITGRTESTLLKAKEELEDKYDIKVLAIVADGGYEDQVKDAIKQVVDEYGRIDVLINNAQASKSGLKLVEHTKEDFDLAINSGLYAVFNFMKYAHPYLKESKGSVINFASGAGLFGRDGQSSYAAAKEGIRGMSRVAATEWGCDGININVVCPLVMTAQLEQWKEEYPEIYEKTIQGIPLQRFGDAEKDIGGTCLFLASEAASYISGETITLQGGSGLRP; this comes from the coding sequence ATGAACAACGATATGAATGGAAAAGTAACGATAATAACTGGTGGAGGAAAAGGAATCGGATTTGGTATAGCTACAGCATTTGCAAAAGCAGGGTCAAACCTTGCGATTACAGGCAGAACTGAATCCACACTTTTAAAAGCAAAAGAAGAACTTGAAGACAAATATGATATAAAAGTATTGGCTATTGTAGCTGACGGTGGATATGAAGACCAGGTAAAAGATGCAATAAAACAAGTTGTTGATGAATATGGAAGAATTGATGTATTAATAAACAATGCACAAGCTTCCAAATCAGGATTAAAACTTGTAGAACATACAAAAGAAGACTTTGATTTAGCCATCAACTCAGGATTATATGCAGTATTTAATTTTATGAAATATGCTCATCCATATCTTAAAGAAAGCAAAGGTTCTGTAATCAACTTTGCATCAGGTGCCGGATTGTTTGGAAGAGACGGACAATCATCATATGCTGCTGCAAAAGAAGGAATCAGAGGTATGTCAAGAGTAGCTGCAACAGAATGGGGTTGTGACGGAATCAACATCAATGTTGTATGTCCTCTTGTAATGACTGCCCAATTAGAACAATGGAAGGAAGAATATCCTGAAATTTATGAAAAAACAATACAAGGCATACCATTACAAAGATTTGGTGATGCTGAAAAAGATATTGGTGGAACCTGCTTATTCTTAGCATCGGAAGCTGCAAGCTACATCTCTGGAGAAACAATAACTCTCCAAGGTGGATCAGGTTTAAGACCATAA
- a CDS encoding zinc ribbon domain-containing protein, which translates to MSKYCPKCGNELPDDAQFCNECGYSVLVDDNSPVKETPKKVQKTEETETSKKDIDELLFNEAPAEAKSDDNMDSKIFSSKASFNLSKNKILIPVAVIVIIIIGIAIFSSILFYNPDSISITITDISGTSDESGYYYNVNAIFNNLPSNTQGYFLKTTYYDSNGNALATTTEGLNTVDNSEYGSYFGFYNSHKYLAIDHAKIEIIHDGNVVKEATGNFDMNKSDFSIDNNNTTQS; encoded by the coding sequence ATGAGCAAATATTGCCCAAAATGTGGAAATGAACTACCTGATGATGCACAATTTTGTAATGAATGCGGATATTCTGTTTTAGTCGATGACAATTCTCCAGTGAAAGAAACTCCTAAAAAAGTTCAAAAAACCGAAGAAACTGAAACTTCTAAAAAAGATATAGATGAATTATTATTTAATGAAGCTCCGGCTGAAGCTAAATCCGACGACAATATGGATTCCAAAATATTCAGCAGCAAAGCTTCATTTAATCTATCTAAAAATAAAATATTAATTCCTGTTGCAGTTATAGTTATTATAATTATAGGAATAGCCATTTTTAGCAGTATTCTATTTTACAATCCAGACAGTATCTCCATAACAATTACAGATATTTCAGGAACTAGTGATGAAAGCGGTTATTATTACAATGTCAATGCTATTTTTAATAATCTTCCATCAAATACTCAGGGTTACTTCTTAAAAACAACATATTATGATAGTAATGGAAACGCATTAGCTACTACAACTGAAGGATTAAATACGGTAGATAATAGTGAATATGGTTCTTATTTCGGATTTTACAACAGTCATAAATATTTAGCTATAGATCATGCCAAAATTGAGATTATACATGACGGCAATGTCGTAAAAGAAGCTACCGGTAATTTTGATATGAACAAATCAGATTTCTCAATAGATAATAACAACACTACCCAATCCTAA
- the rbr gene encoding rubrerythrin, with protein MVELKGTKTEANLKAAFAGESQAHTKYEYYASQAKKDGYVQISNIFSETSHNEKEHAKIWFKLLHGGSILDTASNLKDAAEGENHEWTSMYPTFAKEAREEGFDEIAYLFDAVGAIEKEHNERYDVLLKKVEEGSVFVKEEEIVWICGNCGHIFKGKEAPEKCPVCAHPKAYFEKRADNYL; from the coding sequence ATGGTAGAATTAAAAGGAACAAAAACTGAAGCAAACTTGAAAGCTGCTTTTGCAGGTGAGTCACAGGCTCATACCAAATATGAATACTATGCAAGTCAGGCAAAAAAAGACGGTTATGTTCAAATTTCAAATATCTTTTCAGAAACTTCACATAATGAAAAGGAACATGCTAAAATCTGGTTTAAACTCTTGCATGGTGGCAGTATTCTGGATACTGCATCTAATCTTAAAGATGCAGCTGAAGGCGAAAATCACGAATGGACCAGTATGTATCCAACTTTTGCAAAAGAAGCCAGAGAAGAAGGATTTGATGAAATAGCTTATCTATTTGATGCTGTTGGAGCTATTGAAAAAGAACACAACGAACGTTATGATGTTTTACTCAAAAAAGTTGAGGAAGGCAGCGTATTTGTAAAAGAAGAAGAAATTGTTTGGATTTGTGGAAACTGCGGACATATCTTTAAAGGAAAAGAAGCGCCTGAAAAATGTCCGGTTTGCGCTCATCCAAAAGCATACTTTGAAAAAAGAGCAGATAATTATCTCTAG
- a CDS encoding thymidylate synthase codes for MLSINQCYLDFVKKILKEGKETYKDSNHHLKESLGNFYIIDDPLNLKFAAKYQHMTTDMMLNEIKSGKYDIEGCPIKSDALYEYVRSFENSDDQGFVYTYPNRILAHFDTDQFEVMKKRMLHAIGSNRAVAITYDPKLDQDREDIPCLQFLQCIVRNNELTIHCLFRSNDIFGAFYSNMFFIAYIGIKMKEELNKELLGEKVNFGGIHYHSTSGHIYSNDMKAAKKLIAINK; via the coding sequence ATGCTATCTATTAATCAATGCTATTTAGATTTTGTTAAAAAAATCTTAAAGGAAGGAAAAGAAACTTATAAAGACAGCAATCATCATTTAAAAGAAAGTTTAGGTAATTTTTACATAATTGACGACCCGTTAAACTTAAAATTTGCTGCTAAATACCAGCATATGACTACTGATATGATGCTAAATGAAATCAAATCCGGAAAATATGATATTGAAGGATGTCCTATTAAAAGTGATGCATTATATGAATATGTCAGGTCATTTGAAAACAGCGATGATCAGGGATTCGTATACACTTACCCAAACCGTATATTGGCCCATTTTGACACAGACCAATTTGAAGTAATGAAAAAAAGAATGCTTCATGCAATCGGAAGTAACCGTGCAGTAGCTATTACCTATGATCCGAAATTAGACCAGGACCGTGAAGATATTCCATGTTTACAGTTCCTGCAATGTATTGTCCGTAACAATGAATTGACAATCCACTGTTTATTCAGATCCAATGACATTTTTGGTGCTTTTTATTCAAATATGTTTTTTATAGCTTATATTGGAATCAAAATGAAAGAGGAACTTAATAAAGAATTATTAGGTGAAAAAGTAAACTTCGGAGGCATCCATTACCACTCCACCAGCGGCCATATCTACAGCAATGATATGAAAGCTGCTAAAAAATTAATAGCTATTAACAAATAG